The following coding sequences are from one Primulina eburnea isolate SZY01 chromosome 15, ASM2296580v1, whole genome shotgun sequence window:
- the LOC140815097 gene encoding stem-specific protein TSJT1-like — protein sequence MLCAFKNGVVDPPKELHSQASSQASRKPNTPEETLKDFLASNPNNGFSLAFADKAILAYAPPRSSVMSHKRMFCSTDDIYCIFLGNLNNLCTLNKQYGLSKGGNEAMFVIEAYRTLRDRGPLPAHRVIKDLEGSFGFVIYDNKAGSVFAALGADKTVSLYWGIAVDGSVMISDNVDLIKASCGKSFAPFPAGCMYHSEGGLISFEHPTYKMKAMPRIDSEGAMCGSYFAVDAYSKANSMPRVGSAANWATWG from the exons ATGTTGTGTGCATTCAAGAATGGCGTGGTAGATCCACCAAAGGAGTTGCATAGCCAAGCCTCGTCACAGGCTTCTCGTAAACCCAATACTCCGGAAGAGACTTTGAAGGATTTCTTGGCTTCAAATCCCAATAATGGCTTCTCTCTTGCATTTGCTGACAAGGCCATTTTGGCCTACGCACCACCTCGAAGTTCAGTCATGTCACACAAAAG GATGTTCTGTTCAACAGACGATATATACTGTATTTTCCTGGGGAATTTAAATAACTTGTGCACACTCAACAAACAGTATGGGCTATCAAAGGGTGGCAATGAGGCCATGTTTGTGATTGAAGCTTATCGGACCCTCCGTGACCGGGGACCTCTCCCAGCCCATCGAGTCATTAAAGATCTCGAGGGCAGTTTTGGGTTTGTGATCTATGACAACAAAGCTGGATCTGTGTTTGCTGCGCTT GGCGCTGATAAAACTGTGAGCCTGTATTGGGGCATAGCTGTTGATGGCTCTGTTATGATCTCAGACAATGTGGATCTCATAAAAGCAAGCTGCGGAAAATCATTTGCACCATTTCCTGCTG GGTGCATGTACCACAGTGAAGGAGGACTAATTAGCTTTGAGCATCCAACGTATAAGATGAAAGCAATGCCAAGAATCGATAGTGAGGGGGCGATGTGTGGATCATATTTTGCAGTTGATGCTTATTCGAAAGCTAACAGCATGCCAAGGGTTGGTAGTGCAGCTAACTGGGCAACCTGGGGCTGA